In Trifolium pratense cultivar HEN17-A07 linkage group LG7, ARS_RC_1.1, whole genome shotgun sequence, a genomic segment contains:
- the LOC123897468 gene encoding 17.9 kDa class II heat shock protein-like — MDFRLMGLDAPVLHALHQMMDLSDDTSSDKASHNAPTRSYVRDAKAMAATPADVKEYQNSYLFVIDMPGLKSGDIKVQVEDDNVLVISGERKREEEKEGVKYLRMERRVGKFMRKFVLPENANTDAVSAVCQDGVLTVSVEKLPPPQPKKPRTIEVKIA, encoded by the coding sequence ATGGATTTCAGATTGATGGGTTTGGATGCTCCTGTTCTTCATGCTCTCCACCAAATGATGGACCTTTCAGACGACACTTCGTCTGACAAGGCATCACACAATGCTCCGACAAGGTCCTATGTTAGAGATGCGAAGGCAATGGCTGCTACTCCGGCAGATGTGAAGGAATATCAGAATTCGTACTTGTTTGTGATCGACATGCCGGGATTGAAATCTGGGGATATAAAGGTTCAGGTTGAAGATGACAATGTGCTTGTGATAAGTGGTGAGAGGAAGAgggaagaagagaaagaaggtgTTAAGTATTTGAGAATGGAGCGAAGGGTTGGGAAGTTTATGAGGAAATTTGTTCTTCCTGAGAATGCTAATACTGATGCTGTTTCTGCTGTGTGTCAAGATGGGGTGCTCACCGTTTCTGTTGAGAAATTGCCTCCTCCTCAGCCTAAGAAGCCTAGAACTATTGAGGTTAAGATCGCTTGA
- the LOC123897467 gene encoding PHD finger protein ALFIN-LIKE 4-like isoform X2 — protein MDGLDLPYDPRTVEEVFRDFKGRRAALIKALTIDIEEFYQQCDPDKENLCLYGFPSEQWAVDLPNEEVPPDLPEPALGINFARDGMQEKDWLSLVAVHSDAWLLSVAFYFGARFGFDKSDRKQLFDMINDLPTIFEDVTGLAKTQRKRKSVSNNSSTKAKSNSKRGSEPRKKDSKPMAMQTQSNEDDEDGLSADEEDFEEEHEDSSCGACGESYSTDEFWICCDICEKWFHGKCVKITPAKAKHIKQYKCSGCSKRACS, from the exons ATGGACGGACTAGATCTTCCTTACGATCCTCGTACTGTCGAAGAAGTCTTTCGTGATTTCAAAGGTCGCAGAGCTGCCTTAATCAAAGCCCTCACCATTG ATATCGAAGAATTCTACCAGCAGTGTGATCCAG ACAAGGAAAACCTTTGCCTTTATGGATTTCCGAGTGAGCAGTGGGCGGTCGATCTGCCAAATGAGGAAGTGCCACCTGATCTTCCAGAGCCTGCATTGGGTATTAACTTTGCTAGAGATGGGATGCaagaaaaggattggctctctTTGGTTGCTGTACACAGCGATGCTTGGTTACTTTCTGTGGCTTTTTATTTTGGTGCTAGGTTCGGATTCGACAAATCTGACAG GAAGCAACTATTTGATATGATAAATGATCTTCCAACAATCTTTGAAGATGTTACAGGGTTGGCCAAGACACAACGAAAGAGAAAGTCAGTTTCTAATAATAGCAGTACCAAAGCCAAATCAAACTCTAAG CGAGGTTCTGAACCTCGGAAAAAGGATTCAAAACCAATGGCAATGCAAACGCAATCAAATGAAGATGATGAGGATGGTCTCAGTGCAGACGAGGAAGATTTTGAGGAAGAACATGAAGATTCATCGTGTGGGGCATGTGGAGAAAGCTATTCAACTGACGAGTTTTGGATTTGCTGCGACATATGTGAGAAGTGGTTTCATGGAAAATGCGTGAAGATTACTCCGGCGAAGGCTAAGCATATCAAACAATACAAATGTTCAGGTTGCAGCAAGAGAGCTTGCAGTTGA
- the LOC123897467 gene encoding PHD finger protein ALFIN-LIKE 4-like isoform X1, with amino-acid sequence MDGLDLPYDPRTVEEVFRDFKGRRAALIKALTIDIEEFYQQCDPDKENLCLYGFPSEQWAVDLPNEEVPPDLPEPALGINFARDGMQEKDWLSLVAVHSDAWLLSVAFYFGARFGFDKSDRKQLFDMINDLPTIFEDVTGLAKTQRKRKSVSNNSSTKAKSNSKVINDLPTIFEDVTGLAKTQGKKKSVSNNSSTKAKSNSKRGSEPRKKDSKPMAMQTQSNEDDEDGLSADEEDFEEEHEDSSCGACGESYSTDEFWICCDICEKWFHGKCVKITPAKAKHIKQYKCSGCSKRACS; translated from the exons ATGGACGGACTAGATCTTCCTTACGATCCTCGTACTGTCGAAGAAGTCTTTCGTGATTTCAAAGGTCGCAGAGCTGCCTTAATCAAAGCCCTCACCATTG ATATCGAAGAATTCTACCAGCAGTGTGATCCAG ACAAGGAAAACCTTTGCCTTTATGGATTTCCGAGTGAGCAGTGGGCGGTCGATCTGCCAAATGAGGAAGTGCCACCTGATCTTCCAGAGCCTGCATTGGGTATTAACTTTGCTAGAGATGGGATGCaagaaaaggattggctctctTTGGTTGCTGTACACAGCGATGCTTGGTTACTTTCTGTGGCTTTTTATTTTGGTGCTAGGTTCGGATTCGACAAATCTGACAG GAAGCAACTATTTGATATGATAAATGATCTTCCAACAATCTTTGAAGATGTTACAGGGTTGGCCAAGACACAACGAAAGAGAAAGTCAGTTTCTAATAATAGCAGTACCAAAGCCAAATCAAACTCTAAGGTGATAAATGATCTTCCAACAATCTTTGAAGATGTTACAGGGTTGGCCAAGACACAAGGAAAGAAAAAGTCAGTTTCTAATAATAGCAGTACCAAAGCCAAATCAAACTCTAAG CGAGGTTCTGAACCTCGGAAAAAGGATTCAAAACCAATGGCAATGCAAACGCAATCAAATGAAGATGATGAGGATGGTCTCAGTGCAGACGAGGAAGATTTTGAGGAAGAACATGAAGATTCATCGTGTGGGGCATGTGGAGAAAGCTATTCAACTGACGAGTTTTGGATTTGCTGCGACATATGTGAGAAGTGGTTTCATGGAAAATGCGTGAAGATTACTCCGGCGAAGGCTAAGCATATCAAACAATACAAATGTTCAGGTTGCAGCAAGAGAGCTTGCAGTTGA
- the LOC123898670 gene encoding cationic amino acid transporter 8, vacuolar has translation MEQPPTSSSIATTSSKPRSYWRWSKQDFFPEPSFQTGKTYRDALANTCPRLKDRLLNRSTDSHELLVLPKASENRMARCLTWWDLTWLAFGAVVGSGIFVVTGQEARLHAGPAIVLSYAASGFSALLSAFIYAEFAVEVPVAGGSFSFLRIELGDFLAFIAAGNILLEALVGAAGLGRSWSSYFATMIKNDSDYFRIRIDSFKTGFNLLDPLAVAVLLIANGIAASGTRKTSILTWISSIVTTFIIGFIIIIGFVHGNSSNLTNFFPYGAKGVFNAAAVVYWSYTGFDMVATMAEETKNPSRDIPIGLIGSMSMITVIYCLMALALVSMVNYTQIDPEAAYSVAFVQIGMKWGKYLVSICALKGMTTSLLVGSMGQARYTTQIARSHMIPPFFALVHPKTGTPINATLLTTLSSCVVALFTSLDVLSSVFSVSTLFIFMLMAVALLVRRYYVREATDKSDLWKLLSCLFVVIGSCVVGAVLWNSGLFGWIGYTVAACVWFLATLVMSLLPMKRQPKVWGVPLVPWVPSLSIATNLFLMGSLGSEAFFRFLICTGVMLLYYLFVGVHATYDVDHGIGQQSNQDERMEAAN, from the coding sequence ATGGAACAACCACCGACATCCTCTTCCATCGCCACCACATCTTCAAAGCCACGAAGCTACTGGCGATGGAGCAAACAAGATTTCTTCCCTGAACCATCTTTCCAAACCGGAAAAACTTACCGAGACGCTTTAGCAAATACTTGTCCACGCCTCAAGGACCGCCTTCTCAACCGATCAACAGACTCTCACGAACTCCTCGTTCTTCCAAAAGCCAGCGAGAATCGCATGGCTCGTTGCCTCACATGGTGGGACTTAACCTGGCTCGCTTTCGGCGCCGTCGTCGGTTCTGGCATCTTCGTCGTCACCGGTCAAGAAGCTCGTTTACATGCTGGTCCCGCCATTGTTCTCTCCTACGCTGCATCTGGCTTCTCTGCTCTTCTCTCCGCTTTCATCTATGCCGAATTCGCTGTCGAAGTTCCTGTTGCTGGTGGTTCGTTTTCCTTCCTAAGAATCGAACTCGGCGACTTCCTTGCTTTCATCGCCGCCGGTAACATCCTCCTTGAAGCTCTCGTTGGCGCTGCTGGTCTCGGTCGTTCGTGGTCTTCCTACTTCGCTACAATGATAAAAAACGATTCGGATTATTTCCGGATCCGAATTGACTCTTTCAAAACCGGTTTCAACTTACTCGATCCGTTAGCGGTTGCGGTTCTGTTAATCGCTAACGGAATCGCGGCTAGTGGAACTCGAAAAACCTCTATCTTAACATGGATAAGTTCAATTGTCACAACTTTTATAATCGGTTTTATCATAATAATCGGTTTTGTTCACGGAAATTCGTCAAACTTAACGAATTTTTTCCCGTACGGTGCTAAAGGTGTTTTTAACGCCGCTGCTGTTGTGTATTGGTCTTACACAGGTTTTGATATGGTTGCAACTATGGCTGAAGAAACCAAAAACCCTTCTAGAGATATACCAATTGGTTTAATTGGTTCAATGTCAATGATTACAGTTATTTATTGTTTAATGGCTTTGGCACTTGTGTCAATGGTTAATTACACTCAGATTGATCCTGAAGCTGCATATTCAGTTGCTTTTGTTCAAATTGGTATGAAATGGGGTAAATATTTAGTGAGTATTTGTGCTTTGAAAGGAATGACAACAAGTTTGCTTGTTGGGTCAATGGGACAAGCTAGGTACACAACTCAAATTGCAAGATCACATATGATTCCACCTTTTTTTGCACTTGTTCATCCCAAGACTGGAACACCAATTAATGCTACACTTTTGACAACTTTATCAAGTTGTGTTGTTGCTCTATTTACTAGTTTGGATGTTTTGTCTAGTGTTTTTTCTGTAAGTACTCTTTTCATATTTATGCTTATGGCTGTTGCATTGCTTGTGAGGAGATATTATGTGAGGGAAGCAACTGATAAGAGTGATTTATGGAAGCTTCTTTCATGTTTGTTTGTTGTTATTGGTTCTTGTGTTGTTGGGGCTGTGCTATGGAACTCGGGTTTGTTTGGTTGGATTGGGTATACGGTCGCTGCTTGTGTTTGGTTTTTGGCGACTCTGGTGATGAGTTTGCTTCCGATGAAGAGGCAACCGAAGGTTTGGGGTGTTCCGTTGGTTCCGTGGGTGCCTTCTTTGTCGATTGCGACGAACCTTTTTCTGATGGGATCATTAGGTTCTGAGGCTTTCTTTAGGTTCTTGATTTGTACTGGTGTGATGCTtttgtattatttatttgtGGGTGTTCATGCTACTTATGATGTGGATCATGGAATTGGTCAACAATCAAATCAAGATGAGAGAATGGAAGCTGCCAATTGA
- the LOC123897469 gene encoding heme-binding protein 2-like, whose product MATTTTLKLTLFLTIISVSLSGILSVFPPTCERIECPTYEVIQAGNGYEIRRYNSSVWISNSPIQDISLVEATRTGFRRLFDYIQGKNNYKETIEMTAPVISEVLPSDGPFCESSFIVSFYVPKKNQANPPPAKDLHVQRWKPVYAAVRQFGGFVKDTDVGEQAAALKESIAGTKWSSAIDQSHRAGHASIYSVAQYNSPFEFDNRVNEIWFLFDLENGVHRAPSVM is encoded by the exons ATGGCTACCACCACTACATTGAAGCTCACACTGTTCTTAACTATTATCTCAGTTTCACTGTCGGGTATCCTGTCAGTCTTTCCCCCAACATGCGAGCGAATAGAGTGTCCCACCTATGAAGTCATACAAGCGGGAAATGGCTATGAAATCCGCCGCTATAATTCATCTGTTTGGATTTCCAATTCTCCCATTCAAGACATTTCTCTTGTTGAAGCTACAAGAACTGGTTTCAGGAG gCTATTTGATTACATCCAGGGGAAGAACAACTACAAGGAAACAATTGAGATGACAGCACCTGTGATCTCTGAAGTCTTACCCAGTGATGGACCCTTTTGTGAGTCCTCATTTATTGTAAGCTTTTATGTACCTAAAAAGAACCAAGCAAATCCGCCTCCTGCAAAGGATCTCCACGTTCAAAGATGGAAACCTGTGTATGCAGCGGTTAGACAGTTTGGTGGATTTGTCAAAGATACAGACGTTGGTGAGCAAGCTGCAGCTTTGAAGGAAAGTATTGCCGGTACTAAGTGGTCTTCTGCTATTGATCAAAGCCATAGAGCTGGTCATGCTTCGATTTACTCTGTTGCTCAGTACAATTCCCCTTTTGAATTTGATAATCGGGTAAATGAGATATGGTTCTTGTTCGATTTGGAAAATGGAGTGCATCGTGCCCCTTCCGTTATGTAA